A DNA window from Camelina sativa cultivar DH55 chromosome 17, Cs, whole genome shotgun sequence contains the following coding sequences:
- the LOC104755288 gene encoding uncharacterized protein LOC104755288 has protein sequence MADDTTALSYWLNWRVLLCALILLAPLVLAAILIWRYEGKRRQREDQRELPGTLFQEAAWTTCFKRIHPLFLLALRVFSFVAMLSILISSVVRDGGGIFYFYTQWTFALVTLYFGYASLLSVYGCCVYHKKAGGNMESYTSIGDAEQGTYRPPLTLDERADTSKSPHTQSEATVRETAGFWVYIFQILFQTCAGAVILTDIVFWAIIYPFTEGYRLSFLDVCMHSLNAVFLLGDASLNSLRFPLFRISYFVLWSCIYVAYQWIIHAFKNLWWPYQFLNLSSPYAPLWYLGVAVMHIPCFAVFALIIKLKNYLLQRHNS, from the exons ATGGCTGATGATACCACAGCTTTAAGTTACTGGTTGAATTGGAGGGTTCTCCTCTGTGCTTTAATCCTCTTAGCTCCACTAGTTTTAGCTGCAATTCTGATTTGGAGATATGAAGGCAAGAGAAGACAACGCGAGGACCAGCGAGAATTACCCGGGACATTGTTCCAAGAAGCAGCTTGGACCACATGTTTTAAGAGAATCCATCCTCTTTTTTTGCTTGCCTTAAGAGTATTCTCATTTGTTGCAATGTTGTCTATACTCATCTCCAGTGTTGTGCGTGATGGAGGTGGCATATTTTACTTCTATACTCA GTGGACATTTGCTCTTGTCACACTCTACTTTGGG TATGCTTCCTTATTATCTGTCTATGGATGCTGCGTCTACCATAAAAAAGCTGGTGGAAACATGGAGAGTTATACAAGTATAGGTGATGCAGAACAAGGCACTTATAGACCACCACTCACCCTTGATGAGAGGGCAGACACTTCAAAATCCCCCCATACACAGTCAGAAGCAACCGTCAGAGAAACAGCTGGGTTTTGGGTTTACATCTTTCAGATCCTTTTCCAA ACTTGTGCAGGTGCTGTTATACTAACAGATATTGTGTTTTGGGCGATAATCTACCCGTTTACTGAAGGTTATAGGCTGAGTTTT CTCGATGTTTGTATGCATTCTCTCAACGCTGTTTTTCTCCTCGGTGATGCAAGTCTCAATTCCTTG CGGTTCCCACTGTTCAGGATCTCTTACTTTGTACTTTGGAGCTGCATTTACGTAGCTTACCAGTGGATAATCCATGCCTTCAAGAACTTATG GTGGCCATACCAATTTCTTAATCTGTCTTCACCATACGCACCCTTATG GTACTTGGGAGTGGCAGTGATGCATATACCATGCTTTGCAGTCTTTGCTTTGATCATAAAGCTGAAGAATTACTTGCTACAGCGTCACAACTCGTGA
- the LOC104755287 gene encoding uncharacterized protein LOC104755287 has protein sequence MCTHHDESQHNLPCLHCQPHTYIRMVQHMIERCILLRMTRDECVKALDHHASILPVVTLTVWRGLQRENKDFFETYGHFVSPRPFLSGNVRRSPRLARKIQ, from the exons ATGTGTACTCATCATGATGAATCACAACACAACCTCCCTTGTCTCCACTGCCAACCACATACATACATTCGCATG GTTCAACATATGATAGAGAGGTGCATTCTACTCCGTATGACTCGTGATGAATGCGTCAAGGCGTTAGACCACCACGCAAGCATTCTACCAGTCGTTACCCTCACCG TTTGGAGAGGACTTCAAAGAGAAAATAAGGACTTCTTTGAAACGTATGGGCATTTCGTCTCTCCCAGGCCCTTCCTAA gCGGAAATGTTCGGAGATCGCCGAGGTTAGCGAGAAAGATACAATGA